The following proteins are encoded in a genomic region of Necator americanus strain Aroian chromosome II, whole genome shotgun sequence:
- a CDS encoding hypothetical protein (NECATOR_CHRII.G7231.T2), translated as MCPPDVTNSEVTLRKTLEMSTVGIAHLARESGSPSVKDENGTLVQGGIIGVDVAMNMHLRSVKMSLKNKDPINLDSLSIRGNNIRYIILPDSLPLDTMLIDDEPRKKVARARAGARGRGRGGPRGRVRRCNVMLE; from the exons ATGTGCCCACCAGACGTGACAAACAGTGAAGTCACTTTACGGAAGACATTGGAGATGTCAACTGTTGGTATTGCACATTTGGCTAGAGAGAGCGGATCTCCCTCTGTG AAAGATGAA AATGGCACGCTTGTGCAGGGTGGTATCATTGGTGTTGACGTTGCGATGAACATGCACCTTCGTTCTGTGAAGATGTCCCTCAAAAACAAGGATCCTATCAACCTCGATTCACTGTCTATTCGTG GAAACAACATTCGATACATTATTCTGCCTGACTCTCTTCCTCTTGATACAATGCTCATTGACGACGAGCCTCGAAAGAAAGTTGCCAGGGCTCGGGCTGGTGCTCGTGGGAGAGGACGTGGAGGTCCACGCGGAAGAG TTAG GAGATGCAACGTCATGCTCGAGTGA
- a CDS encoding hypothetical protein (NECATOR_CHRII.G7231.T1) has protein sequence MKLVRFLMKLIHESVTIELKNGTLVQGGIIGVDVAMNMHLRSVKMSLKNKDPINLDSLSIRGNNIRYIILPDSLPLDTMLIDDEPRKKVARARAGARGRGRGGPRGRGRGGPRGRGGPRGRGR, from the exons ATGAAGTTGGTTCGCTTCTTAATGAAGCTTATCCATGAATCAGTAACCATTGAATTGAAGAATGGCACGCTTGTGCAGGGTGGTATCATTGGTGTTGACGTTGCGATGAACATGCACCTTCGTTCTGTGAAGATGTCCCTCAAAAACAAGGATCCTATCAACCTCGATTCACTGTCTATTCGTG GAAACAACATTCGATACATTATTCTGCCTGACTCTCTTCCTCTTGATACAATGCTCATTGACGACGAGCCTCGAAAGAAAGTTGCCAGGGCTCGGGCTGGTGCTCGTGGGAGAGGACGTGGAGGTCCACGCGGAAGAGGTAGGGGTGGACCACGTGGACGTGGAGGACCTCGCGGAAGAGGTCGCTAA
- a CDS encoding hypothetical protein (NECATOR_CHRII.G7232.T1) — protein MIGIKIANIDDVRVINGYAFLADTILLISFGLVGAALIPELMGTFHRGFFCNDQTIQYPYKEDTITPTVLFLYSFLAMILAIVGTECYRARKNNDAMAARYRLGNFAIHSTIVRTTIYIGYSLIGFMCVLVLTNVTKSCVGRLRPHFLDVCKPLNITCHDDTFYNDYTCTGNPLTVEEARKSFFSGHSSISMYASTFTALYLLARFPSRSIGRTVIPVMQTALIASGTLISLSRINDNKHHWSDVIIGIFVGVFVATYTSFVWARMFVGEEGIPLRQRYITYVDGTTDPSNHLIVQHAETEQNRVYQKNNCNATN, from the exons ATGATTGGAATTAAGATCGCGAACATTGATGACGTGAGGGTGATCAATGGATACGCGTTTCTGGCGGACACAATACTTCTCATTAGTTTCG gACTTGTCGGCGCAGCGCTTATCCCAGAACTGATGGGCACATTCCATAGGGGATTCTTTTGCAATGACCAAACTATTCAGTATCCATACAAAGAAGATACAATTACTCCGACAGTTCTTTTCCTATACTCGTTTCTCGCGATGATATTGGCC ATTGTTGGAACGGAGTGCTACCGAGCACGGAAGAACAATGATGCTATGGCTGCTCGCTACAGACTCGGCAATTTCGCCATTCACTCCACGATTGTCCGAACTACCATATACATAG GATACTCACTAATAGGCTTTATGTGCGTTCTTGTGCTCACAAACGTCACAAAGAGCTGTGTTGGACGTTTGAGGCCCCATTTTTTGGATGTATGCAAACCACTTAATATCACATGCCATGATGATAC GTTCTATAATGACTACACCTGCACAGGGAACCCACTAACGGTGGAGGAAGCACGGAAATCATTTTTTAGCGGTCACTCGTCCATTTCGATGTATGCTTCTACATTTACAGCG CTGTATTTACTGGCGCGCTTCCCTAGTCGCTCAATTGGAAGGACCGTCATTCCGGTCATGCAAACAGCGTTAATCGCATCTG GTACGCTCATATCGTTGTCTCGAATTAACGACAACAAGCACCACTGGAGCGACGTCATCATCGGAATTTTCGTAGGAGTATTCGTAGCCACCTACACG AGCTTCGTATGGGCCCGAATGTTTGTTGGAGAAGAAGGAATCCCCCTGCGACAACGTTACATCACCTATGTGGATGGTACAACTGATCCATCCAATCACCTTATTGTTCAGCATGCAGAAACAGAACAAAACCGC GTGTACCAGAAAAACAACTGCAACGCAACGAATTAA
- a CDS encoding hypothetical protein (NECATOR_CHRII.G7232.T2) → METPIANIDDVRVINGYAFLADTILLISFGLVGAALIPELMGTFHRGFFCNDQTIQYPYKEDTITPTVLFLYSFLAMILAIVGTECYRARKNNDAMAARYRLGNFAIHSTIVRTTIYIGYSLIGFMCVLVLTNVTKSCVGRLRPHFLDVCKPLNITCHDDTFYNDYTCTGNPLTVEEARKSFFSGHSSISMYASTFTALYLLARFPSRSIGRTVIPVMQTALIASGTLISLSRINDNKHHWSDVIIGIFVGVFVATYTSFVWARMFVGEEGIPLRQRYITYVDGTTDPSNHLIVQHAETEQNRVYQKNNCNATN, encoded by the exons ATGGAAACGCCG ATCGCGAACATTGATGACGTGAGGGTGATCAATGGATACGCGTTTCTGGCGGACACAATACTTCTCATTAGTTTCG gACTTGTCGGCGCAGCGCTTATCCCAGAACTGATGGGCACATTCCATAGGGGATTCTTTTGCAATGACCAAACTATTCAGTATCCATACAAAGAAGATACAATTACTCCGACAGTTCTTTTCCTATACTCGTTTCTCGCGATGATATTGGCC ATTGTTGGAACGGAGTGCTACCGAGCACGGAAGAACAATGATGCTATGGCTGCTCGCTACAGACTCGGCAATTTCGCCATTCACTCCACGATTGTCCGAACTACCATATACATAG GATACTCACTAATAGGCTTTATGTGCGTTCTTGTGCTCACAAACGTCACAAAGAGCTGTGTTGGACGTTTGAGGCCCCATTTTTTGGATGTATGCAAACCACTTAATATCACATGCCATGATGATAC GTTCTATAATGACTACACCTGCACAGGGAACCCACTAACGGTGGAGGAAGCACGGAAATCATTTTTTAGCGGTCACTCGTCCATTTCGATGTATGCTTCTACATTTACAGCG CTGTATTTACTGGCGCGCTTCCCTAGTCGCTCAATTGGAAGGACCGTCATTCCGGTCATGCAAACAGCGTTAATCGCATCTG GTACGCTCATATCGTTGTCTCGAATTAACGACAACAAGCACCACTGGAGCGACGTCATCATCGGAATTTTCGTAGGAGTATTCGTAGCCACCTACACG AGCTTCGTATGGGCCCGAATGTTTGTTGGAGAAGAAGGAATCCCCCTGCGACAACGTTACATCACCTATGTGGATGGTACAACTGATCCATCCAATCACCTTATTGTTCAGCATGCAGAAACAGAACAAAACCGC GTGTACCAGAAAAACAACTGCAACGCAACGAATTAA
- a CDS encoding hypothetical protein (NECATOR_CHRII.G7233.T3) — protein sequence MQQELLDGITFPYDDATRKKLLFLYKQKESLLDGEIVQEHLVNQPLLGVLLLMFAILSLGTFIFAIIFIACRALDNCGSKRYQSHPTSGRRYVFYLALLIISWVGLAGATIHFMTAGIALWDQNTDIETEPQHSSPLGLQPRRYVRSQRSKEEKTVGQLFEDSDYAGDFEQLDFTTIAEPSFVTKMPLRTTTAHVLKQSKKQGNFKHVKRVRHFYGRRLRTNSTTPSNASPISFLYEIGPKPAMRDVEVNSLTSPPPSSPPIFHNSPARKLNATFATRGVGSIKAIRGPFVSDMWSNAGKQAFYRHDAASMTAGSSSSAALVVDNSVTRTDLIGIQQPGLPNLTDFESGHENTVADEDAASVETSPTSTAMTTTLAQTSSTALPTTTFSNSPMTAETMSTTEYSTITSEYSESETVELLSTIPNEVPEDIEESSNTSTTTEEVELLDAETKELHYSASAESNPTPKSLPSDIPSLQTEGFSSTTTMMETSTTLMSTTTSSTTSSTTTAATSVATSTATSVATSTATSVATSTPTIVATTKPTTTTNALTTTTTTITKDALEAAATIVPEAFAKDEVVDKIKDAVPELMATKWGNRDSEQEQLLSSSTSRPAQVDSTTSLRQEKKRLVNYRKARFESESMFPVETVLEQRRHQNSTSTVEFRSTYNGYSSWIARFFVLFIGVVMVLLVIPMPVLLTAGTVCYMRSYHPMDRTVFSERIGQVCVVLATILLFLGPCLHLYLGVLLTYMHIYFTMCPAIELLLQFKTLPTDDFAILNGALSNGNNTETCKRNLETIQGIWIGCFAFALFSIPAVFALFKISKYYLRMKTEYYWNVGDGYGVIRPKVATTTDAIYGNIYGTLQKKRPTAKPPPRPVERQLASEPVAYGVYVEQPIYGAFQ from the exons ATGCAACAAGAACTCCTCGACGGCATAACATTTCCGTATGATGATGCGACGAGGAAAAAACTCTTATTTCTCTATAAACAGAAG GAATCACTCTTGGATGGCGAAATTGTACAAGAACATCTGGTCAACCAACCGTTACTCGGGGTCCTGCTGCTAATGTTCGCCATCCTCTCACTGGGTACCTTCATCTTCGCCATTATATTCATCGCCTGCAGAGCACTCGACAATTGTGGATCTAAGCGATATCAA tcccATCCGACCAGTGGACGTCGCTATGTGTTTTATCTGGCTCTGCTAATCATTTCATGGGTCGGCTTAGCCGGTGCGACTATTCATTTCATGACAGCTGGGATAGCCCTTTGGGATCAGAATACAGATATTGAGACTGAGCCTCAACACAGCTCACCACTGGGTCTCCAACCTCGCAGATATGTa AGATCACAACGCAGTAAAGAGGAAAAGACAGTGGGGCAGCTTTTTGAGGATTCCGACTACGCAGGAGACTTTGAACAACTGGATTTCACCACGATTGCAGAGCCTTCCTTTGTTACAAAAATGCCCCTGCGAACAACAACCGCGCATGTTCTTAAGCAGAGCAAAAAACAAG GAAACTTCAAGCATGTCAAAAGAGTTCGACACTTCTACGGACGACGTTTGAGAACGAACAGCACGACTCCGTCTAACGCTtctccaatttcttttttatacgAGATAGGACCAAAG CCAGCAATGCGCGACGTTGAAGTAAACTCGCTCACATCTCCGCCTCCATCTTCTCCACCAATTTTCCACAATTCACCTGCACGAAAACTAAATGCAACGTTTGCCACCAGAGGAGTGGGCTCTATTAAA GCAATCCGTGGACCATTCGTTTCTGATATGTGGAGTAACGCTGGAAAGCAGGCGTTCTATCGACATGACGCGGCATCTATG ACTGCAGGATCATCATCATCAGCGGCTTTGGTGGTTGATAACTCAGTAACTAGGACGGACCTAATAGGAATACAGCAACCTGGCCTTCCTAATTTGACCGATTTTGAGTCTGGACACGAGAATACCGTGGCAGATGAGGATGCAGCATCAGTAGAAACTTCGCCTACATCAACTGCGATGACAACGACACTGGCACAAACGTCGTCAACAGCACTCCCGACGACCACATTTTCTAATTCGCCCATGACTGCAGAGACCATGAGCACTACAGAGTACTCTACGATCACTTCTGAATACTCTGAATCAGAGACGGTTGAACTTTTGTCGACAATTCCTAATGAAGTCCCTGAAGATATAGAAGAGTCGAGCAACACGTCAACAACCACAGAAGAAGTCGAGCTACTGGACGCGGAAACTAAAGAGCTGCACTATTCTGCATCTGCTGAGTCAAACCCAACTCCAAAGTCACTTCCCTCTGACATTCCTTCCCTGCAGACAGAGGGATTCTCCTCTACAACTACTATGATGGAAACATCTACAACTCTGATGTCAACAACAACGTCAAGCACAACGTCGTCGACGACCACCGCAGCTACGTCAGTAGCAACATCGACAGCTACGTCAGTAGCAACATCGACAGCTACGTCAGTAGCAACATCGACACCAACAATTGTTGCCACCACAAAaccgacaacaacaacaaatgccttgacaacaacaacaacaacaataacaaaagaTGCTCTGGAAGCTGCAGCGACGATAGTACCAGAGGCGTTTGCGAAGGATGAAGTTGTAGATAAGATAAAAGATGCTGTGCCTGAATTAATGGCAACGAAATGGGGAAATAGAGACAGTGAACAG GAACAGCTTCTTTCCTCTTCCACGTCTCGTCCAGCACAAGTTGATTCAACTACATCACTACGCCAGGAGAAAAAGAGGCTGGTCAACTAT AGGAAAGCGCGTTTTGAATCTGAAAGCATGTTTCCTGTCGAAACAGTTTTAGAACAAAGGAGACACCAGAACTCCACT AGCACTGTTGAATTTCGATCTACCTACAACGGATATTCGTCGTGGATTGCTCGGTTCTTCGTTCTCTTCATTGGAGTTGTGATGGTGTTGTTGGTGATCCCGATGCCAGTTCTTCTAACGGCAG gtACAGTGTGTTACATGCGCAGCTACCATCCCATGGACAGAACAGTGTTCTCGGAAAGG ATAGGACAAGTATGCGTTGTACTCGCCACAATCCTGTTGTTCCTCGGACCATGCCTTCACCTTTACCTTGGTGTTCTTCTCACTTATATGCACATATACTTTACTATGTGTCCTGCTATCGAATTACTG TTGCAATTTAAAACTCTGCCGACTGACGATTTTGCAATACTGAATGGGGCATTATCGAACGGAAACAACACTGAAACATGTAAACGAAATCTAGAAACTATCCAG GGAATCTGGATAGGCTGCTTCGCGTTCGCTTTGTTTTCGATACCAGCTGTGTTCGCTCTGTTCAAGATCTCAAAGTACTATCTACGTATGAAAACTGAATATTATTGGAATGTGGGCGATGGATATGGGGTGATCCGCCCAAAAGTTGCCACGACGACTGATGCCATTTACGGCAATATTTATGGGACTCTTCAAAAGAAGAGACCGACTGCGAAACCCCCTCCACGCCCCGTTGAACGTCAACTGGCATCAGAACCTGTAGCCTACGGCGTTTATGTGGAACAGCCCATTTATGGAGCTTTTCAATGA
- a CDS encoding hypothetical protein (NECATOR_CHRII.G7233.T1) — translation MTAGSSSSAALVVDNSVTRTDLIGIQQPGLPNLTDFESGHENTVADEDAASVETSPTSTAMTTTLAQTSSTALPTTTFSNSPMTAETMSTTEYSTITSEYSESETVELLSTIPNEVPEDIEESSNTSTTTEEVELLDAETKELHYSASAESNPTPKSLPSDIPSLQTEGFSSTTTMMETSTTLMSTTTSSTTSSTTTAATSVATSTATSVATSTATSVATSTPTIVATTKPTTTTNALTTTTTTITKDALEAAATIVPEAFAKDEVVDKIKDAVPELMATKWGNRDSEQEQLLSSSTSRPAQVDSTTSLRQEKKRLVNYRKARFESESMFPVETVLEQRRHQNSTSTVEFRSTYNGYSSWIARFFVLFIGVVMVLLVIPMPVLLTAGTVCYMRSYHPMDRTVFSERIGQVCVVLATILLFLGPCLHLYLGVLLTYMHIYFTMCPAIELLLQFKTLPTDDFAILNGALSNGNNTETCKRNLETIQGIWIGCFAFALFSIPAVFALFKISKYYLRMKTEYYWNVGDGYGVIRPKVATTTDAIYGNIYGTLQKKRPTAKPPPRPVERQLASEPVAYGVYVEQPIYGAFQ, via the exons ATG ACTGCAGGATCATCATCATCAGCGGCTTTGGTGGTTGATAACTCAGTAACTAGGACGGACCTAATAGGAATACAGCAACCTGGCCTTCCTAATTTGACCGATTTTGAGTCTGGACACGAGAATACCGTGGCAGATGAGGATGCAGCATCAGTAGAAACTTCGCCTACATCAACTGCGATGACAACGACACTGGCACAAACGTCGTCAACAGCACTCCCGACGACCACATTTTCTAATTCGCCCATGACTGCAGAGACCATGAGCACTACAGAGTACTCTACGATCACTTCTGAATACTCTGAATCAGAGACGGTTGAACTTTTGTCGACAATTCCTAATGAAGTCCCTGAAGATATAGAAGAGTCGAGCAACACGTCAACAACCACAGAAGAAGTCGAGCTACTGGACGCGGAAACTAAAGAGCTGCACTATTCTGCATCTGCTGAGTCAAACCCAACTCCAAAGTCACTTCCCTCTGACATTCCTTCCCTGCAGACAGAGGGATTCTCCTCTACAACTACTATGATGGAAACATCTACAACTCTGATGTCAACAACAACGTCAAGCACAACGTCGTCGACGACCACCGCAGCTACGTCAGTAGCAACATCGACAGCTACGTCAGTAGCAACATCGACAGCTACGTCAGTAGCAACATCGACACCAACAATTGTTGCCACCACAAAaccgacaacaacaacaaatgccttgacaacaacaacaacaacaataacaaaagaTGCTCTGGAAGCTGCAGCGACGATAGTACCAGAGGCGTTTGCGAAGGATGAAGTTGTAGATAAGATAAAAGATGCTGTGCCTGAATTAATGGCAACGAAATGGGGAAATAGAGACAGTGAACAG GAACAGCTTCTTTCCTCTTCCACGTCTCGTCCAGCACAAGTTGATTCAACTACATCACTACGCCAGGAGAAAAAGAGGCTGGTCAACTAT AGGAAAGCGCGTTTTGAATCTGAAAGCATGTTTCCTGTCGAAACAGTTTTAGAACAAAGGAGACACCAGAACTCCACT AGCACTGTTGAATTTCGATCTACCTACAACGGATATTCGTCGTGGATTGCTCGGTTCTTCGTTCTCTTCATTGGAGTTGTGATGGTGTTGTTGGTGATCCCGATGCCAGTTCTTCTAACGGCAG gtACAGTGTGTTACATGCGCAGCTACCATCCCATGGACAGAACAGTGTTCTCGGAAAGG ATAGGACAAGTATGCGTTGTACTCGCCACAATCCTGTTGTTCCTCGGACCATGCCTTCACCTTTACCTTGGTGTTCTTCTCACTTATATGCACATATACTTTACTATGTGTCCTGCTATCGAATTACTG TTGCAATTTAAAACTCTGCCGACTGACGATTTTGCAATACTGAATGGGGCATTATCGAACGGAAACAACACTGAAACATGTAAACGAAATCTAGAAACTATCCAG GGAATCTGGATAGGCTGCTTCGCGTTCGCTTTGTTTTCGATACCAGCTGTGTTCGCTCTGTTCAAGATCTCAAAGTACTATCTACGTATGAAAACTGAATATTATTGGAATGTGGGCGATGGATATGGGGTGATCCGCCCAAAAGTTGCCACGACGACTGATGCCATTTACGGCAATATTTATGGGACTCTTCAAAAGAAGAGACCGACTGCGAAACCCCCTCCACGCCCCGTTGAACGTCAACTGGCATCAGAACCTGTAGCCTACGGCGTTTATGTGGAACAGCCCATTTATGGAGCTTTTCAATGA
- a CDS encoding hypothetical protein (NECATOR_CHRII.G7233.T2), with product MQQELLDGITFPYDDATRKKLLFLYKQKESLLDGEIVQEHLVNQPLLGVLLLMFAILSLGTFIFAIIFIACRALDNCGSKRYQSHPTSGRRYVFYLALLIISWVGLAGATIHFMTAGIALWDQNTDIETEPQHSSPLGLQPRRYVRSQRSKEEKTVGQLFEDSDYAGDFEQLDFTTIAEPSFVTKMPLRTTTAHVLKQSKKQGNFKHVKRVRHFYGRRLRTNSTTPSNASPISFLYEIGPKPAMRDVEVNSLTSPPPSSPPIFHNSPARKLNATFATRGVGSIKASNPWTIRF from the exons ATGCAACAAGAACTCCTCGACGGCATAACATTTCCGTATGATGATGCGACGAGGAAAAAACTCTTATTTCTCTATAAACAGAAG GAATCACTCTTGGATGGCGAAATTGTACAAGAACATCTGGTCAACCAACCGTTACTCGGGGTCCTGCTGCTAATGTTCGCCATCCTCTCACTGGGTACCTTCATCTTCGCCATTATATTCATCGCCTGCAGAGCACTCGACAATTGTGGATCTAAGCGATATCAA tcccATCCGACCAGTGGACGTCGCTATGTGTTTTATCTGGCTCTGCTAATCATTTCATGGGTCGGCTTAGCCGGTGCGACTATTCATTTCATGACAGCTGGGATAGCCCTTTGGGATCAGAATACAGATATTGAGACTGAGCCTCAACACAGCTCACCACTGGGTCTCCAACCTCGCAGATATGTa AGATCACAACGCAGTAAAGAGGAAAAGACAGTGGGGCAGCTTTTTGAGGATTCCGACTACGCAGGAGACTTTGAACAACTGGATTTCACCACGATTGCAGAGCCTTCCTTTGTTACAAAAATGCCCCTGCGAACAACAACCGCGCATGTTCTTAAGCAGAGCAAAAAACAAG GAAACTTCAAGCATGTCAAAAGAGTTCGACACTTCTACGGACGACGTTTGAGAACGAACAGCACGACTCCGTCTAACGCTtctccaatttcttttttatacgAGATAGGACCAAAG CCAGCAATGCGCGACGTTGAAGTAAACTCGCTCACATCTCCGCCTCCATCTTCTCCACCAATTTTCCACAATTCACCTGCACGAAAACTAAATGCAACGTTTGCCACCAGAGGAGTGGGCTCTATTAAAGCAA GCAATCCGTGGACCATTCGTTTCTGA